The Neomonachus schauinslandi chromosome 14, ASM220157v2, whole genome shotgun sequence genomic interval GTGTGCCTGCTACTAGAGTATGTAGGGCTGGGAATTATCTGGTACCAGTAAGCTCTTGATGATAGTGAGAGATGGGATGGGTGTCAACTCTCAGAAGCTTCCTCAGAAGGAAGATGGTAATGGCACATGTGTAAGCTATTCATAATTGCCTCTGGGTTGAGATTGGACAAAACATGCTAGGTTCCAAACAGAGTTTGTTCTACCAAATAATTATTGGGGGTTAATGATAATCCTTAATCATTGCATTTGGGattctgatttcaaacttcttTGGGATTTTAAAGTATAGCTAGATCTGCTAAACCTATCCTCCAgggaatttttaataaaagcatagttcttgtttacttaaaaagtaaTTAGCACCTTACTTTGGGAGAAATTGTCCTAAGAGAATGAACCTACAGAACACCAGTCTTTTTAACCATCCTAAAATTTTCACAGgtaaaagaagatataacattaAACTATGGAAAACTTTCACAGACTGCTTTAACTGTTTACCGATAGCAGCCATCGTGGATGAGAAGATATTCTGCTGTCATGGAGGTATGTGGGCTAATTTTAGTTGCAAATAGGTTTTGTTCCCTTCTGAAGGGGGTACACTTAGACATTTGAGTTGTCGTTGGGATGACTTCTCTGTCAGGTGACTCTCCTTTATTGATGTGTTACACCATGGGTCCGCTCTGGTGCATCCAGGATCATTTGGATAGAAATCTGAAGTAAGAAATTGATTCGTTACAGGGAATTCTAGGCTCTGTAACAGTTTGACTTGAAAATAGAGcagaaagtgtttttaaatataaagtgaaGAGCGATTAATATGCTGTATCATAGATTCTCCAGAATACTGAAAATGTGAGTAGACTTTCCTTGGTCTGTTTTTGATCctcttcttttagaaatttttgaCTTGGATTTTAAAAgcgattttatttttctccatggttGTGCTTTGTATAACATAATTAAATAGTAATTGTGAAAAAGGATTTCTTTTCACCCTTGGTCAGAAATTATAATGACAACTGTCAAAGAGCCAAcacaatgtattttaataaagccATTATCCCTGCCCTCGTATACTTCAGCTGGTTTTGGTAGAGCTGggcatgtgatttttaaaaattttttaatttaatttttttttaagtaaactctacccccaacatggggcttgaactcacaaccccgagatcaggaatTGCAGTgggctcaacccactgagccagccaggtgcccctgggcatgTGATTTTAAATTCAGATGAAAGTCAGCTACATCGAAGCTGGTGTGATAGATTTGATGGTACTTGGACAGCACAGGTTTCCTGGAAAGCTACATCATACCTGAGTATCTGCACCCTCTACACCCAGTCATTACAAATGGTCGATAATAAAATCTAGAATGTACATTGTTCATTATCATCAAAGGAGTTGAGGAGTGGTTGTCTATAAATCactggattttaattttatagggCTCCTGTATATTGAGGTAACTGATTCCATATACCATTTAGACATATTGTGCCTCGCAGATTGGTGCATATAATAAATTCTAgtgctttttcagttttttttattttaaaccaaagctaaataagaaaacataaccataaaaaaaaaaaaatcatagccatAGATTTAAGCCCTCCATGTTGGAGTCATTGAGTCTCTCTGTAAACAAATGGAACTGTTAAAGTGaagttctgttttcttcaaaaaaaaaattttttttaatttaataggtTTATCACCAGATCTTCAATCTATGGAGCAGATTCGGCGAATTATGCGACCAACTGATGTACCAGATCAAGGTCTTCTTTGTGATCTTTTGTGGTCTGACCCCGATAAAGATGTCTTAGGCTGGGGTGAAAATGACAGAGGAGTGTCCTTCACATTTGGTGCAGAAGTGGTTGCAAAATTTCTCCATAAGCATGATTTGGATCTTATATGTAGAGCCCACCAGGTATTGATTTTGAATTTTACATGTACACTTaagagcatgtgtgtgagcacaGATTCTCCTTGTTGATTTTAGTGGGTAGGTATTGCTTATTCATACAAAAGGTCTCTGCAAGTGACCTGTAGGATATCAGGCTCAATGGGAAACTGAAAAGTGGTTTTACTCACCTGCAATTTACACCTACTTACTCTAAAACCATTTTCTCTCCAAGGTGGTTGAAGATGGATATGAATTTTTTGCAAAGAGGCAGTTGGTCACTCTGTTTTCTGCGCCCAATTATTGTGGAGAGTTTGACAATGCAGGTGCCATGATGAGTGTGGACGAAACTCTAATGTGTTCTTTTCAGGTAGAGGATGCTTTCAGCATTGTTTCCTACTATTATGTctaaattttactgattttttttaaaaaattgctattttCTGCCTACTGTTCATTTATGTTGAGTagactaaatttttattttcccatacaAGTGTTTGTCCTAATTCTGTAATCAGTGGACCccttttaaggggaaaaaaattgtcAGGGAATCTTTCCTGCTGTGTTGAATTTAActgtttttacattatttaaatggGGTAAAAAACCAATTTATTGGCTCCTCATGCTTAGAGTTCCTttgctgtaaatctaaaacttatGTCAATATAATGTTCAGCTAAAATTAAATCCCCGCTTGTATGTGAGAATAGAACTAACTGCCACACAGATGTGCTGTGTGATTACTCCCTTCTCCCACcacttttctttaatttccacaAGACTGATTCACCATGACATCATTTGGCCTTCACTTGGCACAAAAGTATCATTTACACACAAAGTCTGTCTGAGTCTTTTTCTCGCTCTCTTACAACAATTAAACTTGTACAACTTCAGGCTAGCCCAGTCATAATCATAAGTAAAGCCACTGAAGTCAAGTGGCAGTCATCAGTTAAATGTTGTTTTACCAACTATGGGGGAGAACTTGCAGCTCCCAGAGACTATGAGAGGGCCCCCTGTgggtttgagaaacactgctctggagaactctccaccccacccccgtgTCAGAGGGGATAGCCTAGACATACTACAAGAACTGACTTCAGAAAAttgtcattttatccagaggCAAAATAATTTGTCCTCTGTTCATCATAGCATTTATTACCAAAATGTTTACATGTTAACATATTAACATGGTACGTTAATATGTTAGTGGGGTTTTCAAGAGTTGTTGGGTCAGTTTTAAATGGTCAGAGACCTTTCTGAACAAAAGATTTGAGTGAGATTTAAGAAATCTTAAGATTTGGGGTTGAGAATATTTCCTAAAATGCACTTAACCTTTGAATCTTTGCAGATTTTAAAACCTGCAGAGAAAAAGAAGCCGAATGCCACGAGACCTGTAACACCTCCAAGGGGTAT includes:
- the PPP1CC gene encoding serine/threonine-protein phosphatase PP1-gamma catalytic subunit isoform X2, with translation MSRWKQNGIYVRGSKPGKNVQLQENEIRGLCLKSREIFLSQPILLELEAPLKICGDIHGQYYDLLRLFEYGGFPPESNYLFLGDYVDRGKQSLETICLLLAYKIKYPENFFLLRGNHECASINRIYGFYDECKRRYNIKLWKTFTDCFNCLPIAAIVDEKIFCCHGGLSPDLQSMEQIRRIMRPTDVPDQGLLCDLLWSDPDKDVLGWGENDRGVSFTFGAEVVAKFLHKHDLDLICRAHQVVEDGYEFFAKRQLVTLFSAPNYCGEFDNAGAMMSVDETLMCSFQILKPAEKKKPNATRPVTPPRGMITKQAKK
- the PPP1CC gene encoding serine/threonine-protein phosphatase PP1-gamma catalytic subunit isoform X1 is translated as MADIDKLNIDSIIQRLLEVRGSKPGKNVQLQENEIRGLCLKSREIFLSQPILLELEAPLKICGDIHGQYYDLLRLFEYGGFPPESNYLFLGDYVDRGKQSLETICLLLAYKIKYPENFFLLRGNHECASINRIYGFYDECKRRYNIKLWKTFTDCFNCLPIAAIVDEKIFCCHGGLSPDLQSMEQIRRIMRPTDVPDQGLLCDLLWSDPDKDVLGWGENDRGVSFTFGAEVVAKFLHKHDLDLICRAHQVVEDGYEFFAKRQLVTLFSAPNYCGEFDNAGAMMSVDETLMCSFQILKPAEKKKPNATRPVTPPRVTSGLNPSIQKASNYRNNTVLYE